DNA from Paraburkholderia largidicola:
CGGGCACGCTGAAAGTCGCGCTCGTGCCGGGTGTCGTGCGGCATCTACGTTTTGCCGATCCCGACATGCGCGGCACATGGAAATCCGCATTTCCAGCGCGCGACGACGACCTGCTGAACCTGCGCGATCTGGAGCAAGGGCTGGAGCAGATGAAGCGCGTCGCGTCGCAAGACGTTGACATGAAGATCGAACCGACTGACGCGCCAGGCGAAAGCGACATCGTTCTGAACGTCAAACGCGCGAAGCCATGGAGGTTCGTCGTATCGGCCGACAACTCGGGTACAAACGCAACGGGCAAATGGCAAGGCAACGTGAGCCTCGGCATCGACAACCCGCTCGGCCTGAACGACGTGTTCATGGTCGGCGCGAACCAGGATCTGTCGTTCGGCAACAAGACGCTCGGCTCGCATGGTTTCAACGGCTCGTATTCCGTGCCGTGGGGTTACTGGACGGCGACGCTATCGGGCAACACGAACACGTACTACCAGAACGTCGCGGGCGTGAACCAGACGTTCGTGTCCAGCGGCAACGCGCGGACAACCGCATTCAGGCTCGCGCGCGTACTCTCGCGCAGCCAGAGCGACGTGCTCGGCGCGTATCTCCAGCTGTCGAAGCGTTTCGGCGAGAGCTTCATCGAAGGCACGACGATCCCGATTCAGGACCGCAACAACACGTTCATCGAAGCGGGCGCGACCGACCGCCATTTCTTCGGCGCGGCGCAGTTCGACGGCACGCTTGCCTACCGTCAAGGCGTTCGCGGCCTGGGCGCAACCGGCGATCCGAACCCGTACCTCTACGACCCAACCACGCAGAACACGCCGCATCCCACCTATCTCTACGAGATGGCCGTACTCGACGCCAATCTGTCGATACCGTTCGCCATCGCATCACAGAATGTCCGCTACGTGACGACCTTCCACGGACAGTTCACCAACGACCTGCTGTTCTACATCGACGACTTGACCATCGGCAGCCGCTACACGGTACGCGGCTTCGACGGCGAAACGATGCTCGCAGCAGAGAAAGGCCTCTATTGGCGCAACGAACTGCAATGGCCCATCGTCCAGACAGGACAGACGCTATACGCCGGCATCGACTACGGACGCGTGTACGGCCCGAACACCGCGATTCTGGCGGGCACCCAACTCGCAGGCGCGGTGCTCGGCATTCGTGGCGGCATGCCGGCGACGTACGCAGCATTCTCGTATGACCTGTTCGCGGGCACGCCCATCTACAAACCAGCGGGATTTCCAACTGCACGCGTCACGGCAGGTGTACAGGCGACGATCCAGTTCTAGCGCAACGCCCCGCCTCACCGCGACTCAATCGACCCCTGACTCGGCGGCGACGTCACGATGCCCCACGCGAGCGGCAAATCGCCAATCTGCCCGACCGTCTGATAGCTCTTCGCATCGAGCACGAACACGGCATTCGAGCGCCCGCACGCCATCAGCACCTTCGACCCATCCGGCGTAAAGCTGAAATGCCAGCAGCGCTGCCCGACGGGCGCGTCGGCCACATGCTCATACGTCTTCGCATCGAACACCTGCAAGGTCTTGTCGCGCGCGGCGGCGACGAGCAGATGCTTGCCCTCGGGATCGAACGCGACGCCGTACGGACCCATCTTCGTATCGACCGTCTTCAGTGTCTTCAACGTCGCCGCGTCCAGCACGACGAACTTGTTGGTGTTCTCCAGCGTCACCACATACTGCTTGTGGTCCGGCGACGCCTTGATGCCGCGCGGCCGCGAACCCTTGTCCATCTTCACCGTGCGCACGAGCTTGCCCGTGCCGGTGCGATACACCGACACCGTATCGTCGCCTTCGTTAGTGACGAGCAGCTCGCGCCCATCCGGCGAAAACTCGACGCCCTCTGTCTCGTGCCCGCTCTTCACCGAGCGCACCACCTTCATCGTCTTCAGATCGACGATGGCGACTTCGGCGGGCGGGCTGTTCGCGTCGTCATCGTCGTCGTGGCCCTTCCCCGGCCCGCCGCCCGCTCCGGCTTCGGGCTTGCCTTCCGGTTTGCCTGCGCCCTCGGCACCCTGCGTTCCCTGATTCGCCGCCAGCACCTGCGGCGGCGGCCCGCTCTCACCCGGTTCATAGGTCACGTAAGCAAACCCGCGATGCACCCGCACGAACTCCGGGTTCTTGCCGATCTTCACGCGCGCGATCACCTTGTCCGTCGACGTATCGATCACCGACAGATCGCCCGTCTTGTTCGCCACCAATAGCTTGCTGCCGTCCGACGTCAGGCTCAGCCCGCGCGGGCCGTCCTTGCCGAGTCCGATGGTTTTCTTCAGCGTCATCTGGTCGAGGTCGATCACGCCGACGCCGTTCGTCTCGCTCGTCACGTACGCGACGGACGCGGCCGATGCCTGTCCGATACCCGCGCCCAACAGAACGGCGAGCGCGACGGATATCGCCACGCGTGTATGTCTGGTCGTGCAATGCATCGATGTCTCCTGCGGAGTGTTGTTCGACGGGGCCGCGTCGAATCGCGCGAGCCATGTTCGTTGTGCCGCAAGGGCAGATTCACCCAGGCTCAAGTTAGCGCATCGCGCGTCGGGATGACAGCTTGGAGGGCCGGGAGTTTTTCCCGAAATCGATGGATGCGCGCGGCTCAATGCGCGGCTTCCGGTTCTGACGCGAGCAGGCCGACAAGTGCGTCGACGCCGCGCCGCCACGACTGGTCCGTATTGCCGCGGATATCGACGGAGCGCTGGAACACGACCTGCCCGCTCGCCGTGTCTTCGATGCGCAGGTTGATGTTGAGGATCAGGTTGCTGATTTTCTGCACCCAGCACACGCCGACGCGTTGCACGCCGAGCTTTCGGCCGATTTCCAGCTCGCAGCCGTTGCAGGCGCTCAGGTCCTGCGTCTTCGTGAAGCCGTCGATCAGCGCCGCCGCCGGACGATTGTCCGCGACCTTGAACAGGCCGCGCTGGTCGACGCGCGTGCGCAACTCGGTGCTCGCCATCGCGGCACGCGCCTGTTGCGACTGGGTGACGGAGGCATCGTTGTACGCCGCGTTGTCGTCGATCACGACGCAGTCGAGCAGCGCGATGGCGGGCGGCGCGGCAGCGACTGTCACCGAAACGGTACAGAGTGCGGCGCTCGCAACGAGCAGACGGCACAGCGCGCATGCGCGCCGCAGTCTGCCGCTGTCGGCGTTGGATCGGCAAGCGGTCAACGCGGTAAGCCCTCCACGATCGATATGCGCATGGCGCAGGCGCACCGATGCGCCCGCCTTCGCGACGATCGTGAAGCAGATACCGGGCCTGAATGCTGCGGCGCGTTGGCGGCAGGTCAGGTTTCGGAAACGGAATCCGCAGTCTGCGCCGCCGATTCCGCGGCCAGCGCCTTACCAACCTCTTCCGCAAATCGCTGCAACGAAGAAAGTGGCCCGCAGACGCTGTGATACATCTGACTGCCGATCTGCGCGTCCAGCAACACCTGCATGCCGGACTTCTTAGCCATTTCGATCAGATCCACCTGAATCTCCTTGCCGGATACGCTCTCACGCGACAACACCAGCGTACCCAGTCAATTTGACCGTCATTCCCCTGAACAGAGGCCATGAAGCGGATCAATTTACCTGTTTCGACGTCGGACTCACCGGCGAGCCCGTGCGCACACTCAGGGCGATTTGAGCGGCGCCGACACCACGGGCCGCGACGCCAGTTGTGCGTCCTTTGCTGACGGCTCGGCTTTCGGCGAACGCGCCGTCTCGGGGCTCATGATCGAGAACCCGAACGTGTTCACACCGTCCAGGCTGCGCGCGAACACCACGCCGCCGTGCATATCGGCGACCGCCTTGACGATCGCCAGCCCGAGGCCGTGATTCTCGCGGCTGTTCGTTCGCGACAGTTCCGCGCGATAGAAGCGGTCGAACGCGTGATCGAGCACGTCCCGCATGATCGGCGCGCCGGGATTGGCCACGGCGACCCACACGCGGCCCGCTTCGCGCGACACCGTCACGCGGATCATCGCGCCGGGGGCCGTATGGTGGATCGCGTTGATCAGCAGGTTGGCGAAAGCCCGGCCGAACAGCGAACGGTTGACGCGCGCCACCGCATCGCCGTGCAGTTCCGCCTGCACCTGCGCCTCTTCCATCGGCATTTCGAGGAACTCGACGGTGCGCGCAATCTCCGTCGCCAGCGAGACTTCGACCAGTTCGGTCGCCCGCTCGCCCTGATCGGCGCGCGCCAGAAACAGCATGTCGTTGATGATGCCGCGCATCCGTTCGAACTCTTCCAGGTTCGATTGCAGCGTACGGCGCAGGTCGTCGACGGAACGGTTGCGGGTCAACGCCACCTGGGTCTGCCCGATCAGGATCGTCACGGGCGTGCGCAACTCGTGCGCGACGTCGGCGTTGAACGACTCGAGGCGCACGTAGGCCTGATCGAGCCGCTCCAGCGCGCCGTTGAACGAATGCGCGAGATCGTTCAGCTCGAACGGCAGCTCGGTGGTGCGCAATCGCTGCGAGCGGTTATCGGCGCTCACTTCGGATGCGTCCACCGTCAATCTGCGCAAGGGCGCGAGGCCGATCCGCGTGACCCAGTAGCTCAATAGCGACGCGCCGAACGCGCCCAGTGCCGACAGCGCCGCCAACGCAAGGCCGAACTCGCGCAACGCCTGCTCGGTCGGCCCGTAACTGGTCGCCACCTGCAACTGCACCTGCGGACGCTCTCCGTTGGGCGGAATGGTCAGCGTGCGCGTCAGCAGATCGTGGTCGGTGCCGTTGTGCGTGACGCGCGCATAGTCGCCGCGCCATTGCTGCGCGATCGTGCCCGTCACCAGGTGGCCGTAATTGAACACAGGGTTCGTGCTCGAAATCGAATAGCCACTCGTGCCGTCACGCGGCGTCATGTCCGTGAGCTTCTCTTGCGCGATGCGCCACTTGTCGCGGTTGATCGCGTGATGCACGATGATCCGCGCGACCTCCGTGCGGCTATCGAGCGAATCGCGCAGGCGCTGTTCGAGTTGCGAGCGCAGCACGAGAAACAGCCCCGTGTCCACCAGCGTGAAAACCGAGAGCGCGACGAGCGCGAACAGCAGCGCGAGACGTCGTGCGATGGAACGGGTCGGGCGAGTCATGATGCCTCCGCTTCCTCGCGGACTTCGAGCACGTAGCCCATGCCGCGCATGGTGTGCAGCAGCTTGGTCTGGAACGGGCCGTCGAGCTTCGCGCGCAGCCGCTTGATCGCCGTCTCGACGACGTTCGTGTGGCTGTCGAAATTCACGTCCCAGACGAGTTCCGTGATGATCGCTTTCGACAGGATATCCCCCTGACGGCGCGCGAGCACGCTGAGCAACTGGAACTCTTTCGCCGTCAGATCGAGCCGCACGCCGCTGCGCGTCGCCCGCCTGCCGATCAGGTCGACATACAGGTCGCCGACGCAGATCAGCGTCGATTCCTGCACGCGTGTGCGCCGTGCGAGCGCGTGCAGCCGCTCGACCAGTTCGAGAAACGAAAAGGGCTTGGTCAGATAATCGTCGGCGCCTTCGCGCAAGCCACGCACGCGGTCGTTCACGTGATCGCGCGCGGTCAGCATGATGACGGGCGTCGACTTGCGCATGCGCAACGCCTTGAGCACGCTGAGTCCATCGCGCTTGGGCAGCATCACGTCGAGCACGATGATGTCGTAGTCGAACTCGGACGCGAGATGCAGGCCCTCTTCGCCGTCCAGCGCGACGTCGACGACCCAGCCCTGCTCCGTCAGGCCACGGCGCAGATAGTCGACCACCTTGAATTCATCCTCCACGATGAGCAGCTTCATGGGCGCTCCTTTGTATTGTCCTCTTCATTATAAGTAGGCTTTTCAAACCTGTTCAGCCCGTCCTCTACAGTTTGCTTTCAATCCGGTGGATGCGTCGTGGATGTGCCGTTATCGTTCGAGGCGTCTTTCGCCGCATCGCCCGGCACGCGCTGCGCATCCGCTTGCTGCACGTCCCAGCCGCCGCCAAGCGCCTTCACCAGCGCGACAGCCGTCGTCATCTGCTGGCCGTGAATCTGCACATCCGTACGCTGGCTCGTCAGCAATGATTGCTGCGCGGTGATGACGTCCAGATACGCGACGAGTCCGCCCGAATAGCGGTCGTTGGCGAGCGACAGCAGCCGCTGCGCATCGGCGACGGCATCGCGCGACTGGGATGCGGCGCTATCCAGAACGGAAAGCCCCGTGATGCCATCCTGCACCTGCTGGAACGCCGTCAACACCGCTTGCCGGTAATTGGCCTGCGCAGCCTGGTAGCCCTCGCTGGCGAAATCGACATTGGCCGCGCGCCGCCCGCCGTCGAACACGACCTGACTCACCGCCGTGCCTAGTGTCCACACCAGGCTCGGCGCGCTAAACAGGCTCGCGAGGTCCGTGCTTTGCCAGCCGATGCCCGGCGTCAGCGTCAGGCTCGGAAAGAAGGCTGCCTTCGCGACGCCGATCTGCGCATTCGCCGCCGCCATCGCGCGTTCCGCCGATGCAATATCCGGGCGGCGCTGCAGTACATCGCTCGGCAAACCAAGCGGAATCGCCGGCACGGCATACTCGACCACTTTCGGCTCGATCGAGAACTGCGGCGCGGGCACCGCGACGAGCGCGGCGATCGCATGCGCGAACGCCTCGCGCTGTGTGACGAGAAGCTGCGCCTGCACGCGCGTCTGGTCGAGCAGCGACTTCTGCTGCAACACGTCGAGTCCGGAGACGGAGCCGAGATCGTGCTCGGTCGTCACGTAGTCGAGCGCTTTCTGTTGCAACTGGACCGAGCGGTTCAATACGTCGATTTCCGCATCGAGTTCACGCAGCGAGAAATAGTCGGTGGCGAGATCGGTGGTGAGTACGAGCCGCGCATTCGCGAGATCGTCGCGCGACTGTTCCGCCGACGCCCGCGCGCCCTCCACTTCACGGCGGATGCGGCCGAACAGATCGACGTCGTAGTTGATCGTCGGGCCGATCTGCAAGTCGTTTTGCACCATCGACTGGTTCGGCACCGTGAAGCTCGTGGCGGGCCGGTTCTTCGAAATGCGCTGGCGCGCCGCCGAGGCCGACAGATCAACTTCGGGAATCAGTTGCGCACGCGTGTTGGCGAGCGTGGCGCGCGCCTGCGCGTAATGCGCGCTGGCGGCGGCGAGCGTCTGGTTTTCCGCGAGCGCCTGCGTTTCGAGGCGATCGAGCGCCGTGTCGCCGAATGCCTGCCACCAGTCCGGCGCGAGCGGCGCATGCGAGGGCTGCGCAAGACGCCAGTAGGAGTCCGTGCGCCATGTGGGCGGCGCATCCGTCATCGGCGTCTTGTAGTCGGGGCCGACCGTGCACGCGCACAGTGTCGCCGCCAACGCCAGGGCGCTCACGCGTGCGGCATGGATGAGCGCATTCACGACGCCGCCTTGCCCTTGGCCTGCGATTGCGATTGAGGACGCGTCACCACGACATGGTCGCCGTCCTCGATCGAATCGCTCGGGTTGATGATCACACGGTCGTTCGGCTCGATGCCGTTTTCGATTTCGAGCGTCTGCCCAAGATCCTGCGCGATCGTCACCTTGCGCAGATGCACGACGCCATCGTTATCGACGACCGCCACGCGCGGCCCTTCCGCGCGGAACAGCAACGCATTGCCCGGCACCGTTAGCTGCGCGCGCGCGCCCGACGGCAGCGCGACCTGCACGTAGGCGCCCGGCCTCAGCTTGCCGTCGGGATTGGGCAGCGTCACTTCGACCTGCAATGAACGCGTCGGCACGTCGATCGCGCCGGAAATGTGCGTGATGCGTCCATTGAACTGCTGGCCCGGCAGTTCCGCCTGCGTGACGACCACGTCCTCGCCGACCTTGATGTTCTGCGCGTAGGCCTGCGGCAATTGCACGAAGACCCGCAACGGATCAGACTGCGCAAGCGCGAACAACGCGCGGCTCGTGCCGCTGCCCGCGTCGATCAGATCGCCGACATCGACATTGCGCTGCGTGACCACGCCCGCGAACGGCGCGACGATACGCTTGAAGCTTTCGAGCTGGCGCAGCCGCTTCACGTTGGCCTCGGCGGCGGCAAGATTGGCGACATCCTGCGAGTAGGTGCTTTGCCGTTCGTCGAGTTCCTGTTGCGAGACGGCGTCGCGTTGACGCAGTTGCTGCCAGCGCTCGTACGAGCTCTTTGCGAGGCCGAGGCTCGACTGGATCTGATCGCGCTGCGCCACGGCTTGCGCGAGTTCCTGATCGATCTCCGGCGTATCCAGTTCCGCGAGCAATTGCCCTTCCTGCACGCGCGCGCCGATATCCGCATACCAGTGCAGCAGATAACCCGTCGCCCGCGCGAAGATGGGCGACTCGACGTAGCCGCGCAAGGTGCCCGGCAGGACCGTGACACCTGCGCTGCCATCCGTCTGCTTCGGCGTCACCACGTCGACATATTGCTTCGCGTTTTGCTGCGTGGTTTGCGCAATCGAGTGGCTTTGCATGATGTTCGCCACTACCGTGCGCAACGCGCCGATCGCCAGCAGGATCAGCACGATCACCACCGCGATCTTCGCGCGCCGCCATTCGCGATGGCGCGGCGGCAGCGCGTGGCCGTCCGGGGTCTCCCGTGCGGGGATCGCTAGCGAAGAATGCGTTTTTTCAGTCATCTCATTCGTCCGTGTTCGGGCTGTGTCCGTGCTCGTCGTCTCGGCCATGTCATCCATGCGCGTCACCGTGCTGTTGCTCGTCTTGATCGCGTGTCGCCTTGCGATGCGAGAGCCGGCTATGAATGCCCGCAAACAGCAAGGGCACGAAGAAAAGCGTCGATACCGTCGCGAACAGCAGGCCGCCAATCACCGCGCGCCCGAGCGGCGCGTTCTGTTCGGCGCCTTCGCCGAGTCCGAGCGCCATTGGGATCATGCCGATGATCATCGCGAAGGCGGTCATCAGCACCGGCCGGATCCGGCTCGCGCCTGCTTCGAGCGCGGCCGTGAGTGGCGGCGCGCCTGCCGTCAGACGTTGACGCGCGAACGACACCATCAGAATGCTGTTCGCCGTCGCGACGCCCATCGTCATGATCGCGCCCGTCAGCGCCGGCACGCTCAGATGCGTGCCCGTCAGGAACAGCATCCACACGATGCCCGCGAGCGCAGCCGGCAATGCGCTGACGATGATCAGCGGATCGATCCACGACTGGAAATTCACGACGATCAGCAGATAAACGAGCACGATCGCCATCGCCACGCCGATGCCGAGGCCGAAGTACGACGTGCGCATGGTCTGGACCTGGCCGCGTATCGTGATCTGGCTGCCGCGCGGCAGCGTCGCGCGCGCCTGATCGACGAGTTTTTCGACCTGCCTGTCGACACTGCCCAGATCGCTCCCTTCGACGCTCACGAACACGTCGATGACAGGACGGATGTTGTAATGCGTGACCATCGCAAACTGGGTTTGCGGCGAGACCTGCACGAGATTGCCGAGCAGTTGCGTCGGCCCGGTCGACGATGCGGATACAGGCGTGCGCAGCAGCTGATCCACCGACGAGATCTGATATTGCGGCGTCTGCACAGCAAGGTTGTATTCGACGCCGTTGCGCGGATTGAACCAGAATCCCGGCGACGTCTGCGAACTGCCCGACAGCGAAATCAACACGTTCTGCGCGACATTGTTCGCGTTGAGATTCAATTGCTGCAAACGCGTGCGGTCCATCTGCAGATTGATGACGGGCTCGTCTAGCTTCTGCTGGATGTGCGCATCGACGGCGCCCGGAATGGCGCGGATCTGCTTGAGTAGCTTGCGCGCGACCTCAAGATTGCCCTCCTGATTCGCCCCGACCACCTGCACATCGACAGCGGCGGGCAAACCGAAGTTGAGAATCTGCGTGACGATATCGGCCGGTTGAAAGAAGAACTCGGTGCCCGGAAAACGCTGCGGCAAGATCGCCCGCAAACGGTCGACATAGCCGAGGCTCGGTTTGTGATTTTCGTTGAGCGCGAGCAGGATCTCGCCGTCGAGCGTGCCGATCGTCCCCGCGTTGCTGTACGAGAGATTGATGCCGCTATACGGCAAGCCGAGGTTGTCGAGCACCGTGCCGAGTTCGTCTGGCGGAATCACCTCGCGCACCACCTTCTCGACCTGATCGGCGAGCCGTGCCGTTTCTTCGATCCGCGTGCCCGTCGGCGCACGCATATGCAGGCGTATCTCGCCGGCGTCGACGCGTGGGAAGAAGTCTTCGCCCAACACGAATGCCAGGCCCAGGGACACCACACAGAAGCCGAGAAACAAGGTGCCGAACATCCGACGCCGCACCAGCAGGCTGCTGAGCACCATGATGTACGCGGCGCGCATCGTCTCGAAGCCGCGGTCGAAACGGTGATACATCCGCATGAACAGATTGGGCCGGGCATTCGCGTCGCGCTTGTGCGCGTGGCCCATCAGCAGCATGGCGAGCGTCGGCACGAGGGTTCTCGACAGCACGTACGACGCGAGCATCGCGAACACCACGGCTTCCGCGAGCGGCACGAACAGATAGCGCGCAACGCCCGTCAGGAAGAACATCGGCACGAACACGATACAGATGCACAGTGTCGACACGAGCGCAGGAATCGCAATCTCGCCCGCGCCGTCGAGAATCGCATCGTGCAGATTCGTGCCCATGTGCAGATGCCGCTCGATGTTCTCGATCGTGACCGTCGCGTCGTCGACCAGGATCCCGACCGCGAGCGCGAGGCCGCCCAGCGTCATGATGTTGATGGTCTGCCCAAGCGCATGCAGGGCAATCAGCGACGTCAGAATGGACAGCGGAATCGAAATGGCGATGATGCAGGTGCTGCGCCAGTTGCCGAGAAACAGCAGGATCATCGCGGCCGTCAGCGCGGCGGCGATCAGGGCTTCGCGCACCACGCCCTGAATGGCGGCTTTCACGAACACCGATTGGTCGAACAGCGGCGTGACCTTGAGATCGGGCGGCAGCGCGGCCACTGCGTTTGGCAACAGCCCGCGTAGTGTGTTGACGATCGAGAGCGTCGACGCGCTGCCCGTCTTCAGAATCGAAATCAGCACGCCGCGCCGGCCGTTTTCGCGCACGATGTTCGTCTGCGGAGAAAAGCCGTCGCGCACGTGCGCCACTTCGCGCAGATACGTGGTCGCGCCGTTGACCGTGCGCACGGGAATGTCGTTCAGGCCCGCGACGGTGGTCGGCGAGCCGTTCATGTTGATCGTGTATTCCTTCGGTCCGATCTTGGCCGTGCCCGTGGGCAGAATCAGGTTTTGCGCGTTGACGGCGTTGACGACGTCGAGCGGCGTCAGTCCCTTGGCAAGCAGCGCGCGCGTGTCGAGATCGACGGAAATCAGACGGCTCTTGCCGCCGTAGGGATACGGCACGGCTGCGCCCGGAATCGTCACGAGTTGCGGACGCAGAAAGTTGAGCGCCGTGTCGTTCAGATCCTGCTCGGACAGACGCGGGCTCGACAGCCCCAGCTGAATCACGGGAATGCTCGACGCCGAGTAGCTGATGACGAGCGGCGGCGTCGCGCCGGGCGGCATCTGTTTCAGCTGCGCCTGCTCGACGGCAACGGTCTGCGCGATGGCTGTCTGGATGTTCGCGTTCGGTTGCAGAAAGAGCTTGATGATCGAAATGCCCGCAAGCGATTGCGATTCGATGTGCTCGATGTCGTTGACGGTGGTCGTCAGGCTGCGTTCGTTGACGGACGTGATGCGGTTCGCCATGTCCTCGGCGGACAGACCCGTGTAATTCCAGATGATGCTGACAACGGGAATGTTGATTTCCGGCAGCACATCGACAGGCGTCGTGAACAGCACGAATGGCGTCGCCAGCACGATCAATATGGCCATCACGATGAACGTGTACGGCCGCTTCAATGCGAGATTGACGATCCACATACAGGTGTTGGTATCCGAGAGAAGCGCGCAAGAGTGACGTGAGGCAGCGGCGTCAGTGTCTTTCTGCGCGTCCGCGGCAACCAGGTGTAAATGCTAGTGCGCCCGGCCCAACGAACTGATGGCGCCAAAATGGCAGCTTTGCCATTTTCGGCGCGGAATGCTATTTGTAGTGCATGCACGTATTACCGTCTGTTTCAGCGCACACGCGTTTTTGCGGCACGTGTCTTGCAGGCACGAGGTGCAATCGCGACGGCTATACTCGTCCCACTGCTCGACAAAAAGGCCAATATGAAGCGCTTTTCGATGATTCGCGAGTTTCATCTCGCCGACTGGTTTACGCTCGGCAACGCCGTGTGCGGCACGGGCGCACTGTTTTCGATGATGAGCTATATCGGCAGCGCGAACGTCATGCATGTCTACTTCGCCAGTGCGCTCGTGTTTGCGGCACTGGTGTTCGACGTGCTGGATGGACGCATCGCGCGCTGGCGGCAAAAGGCTTCACTGCTGGGGAAGGAACTGGATTCGCTAGCCGATGTGATCTCGTTCGGCGTGGCGCCGGCCATCATCGGTTATGGATGCGGGATGCGCGGCCTGTATGACCGCGTTCTGCTGGCGTACTTCGTGGCGTGCGGCGTGTCGCGGCTCGCGCGCTATAACGTGACGGCAGAAACGATGTCGGGCGCGACGGGGAAAGTGACTCACTTCGAGGGCACGCCTATACCGACATCGTTCGCAATCGTGCTGCTGCTCGCCATCGCCGCATGGCAAGGGGCTCTCGGTCCGCAATTATGGTTCGGCGAATGGCGGATTGCAGGGCATGTGCTGCATCCGTTGACGCTGGTCTACGGCATTTCCGGATCGCTGATGATCAGCCGCATCCGTATTCCCAAGCCCTGATTCAATGCCCGGATTGTCAGGCACGCGCTGCGCGATCAATTGCCGTTGTAAACGGTGCGATTGAGCGTTTGCAGTTGCCCGTCACGCTCGGACTGTATCAATTGCTGGCGCACATCCTGACGCGTCTCCGGGACGTTACGGGCGCCTTGCGCCGCGCTGCCCCAATTGACGCCGCCCTGACCCGTGTCCGCTGGCGCGGCCGATTGCGCCTGGGTCTGGTCCATCGGTTGATCGGTCGGCATTTGTTGCGCGTATGCGCTCGACATGGCTGCTACGCCCGCCGTTACCACGAGACTGAGAAGAAGTTGCTTCATTTCAAGGCTCCTTGATCGCGAGAGACTGTGCAGCGAATACAGTCGCCGCAGACGGCTCGCGGTGTCTACGACGGCTGTATTAACTCTACGCTTCAAGAGTGGCGCAATGCTGGCATAAGTATGACGAAGCTGCCAGATTCGCGGCGGTGTTATGCCCGCCCTTCGAAACCCAACAGAACGTTGACGGCATTGATGCCGATCTCATCGACCATGTACCCGCCTTCCATGACGAAGAGCGTCGGCAAATCAAAGCGCGCGAGCATTTCACCGAGTCGCAGATAGTCCGGCGTGCGCAAGCGGAAATGGCTGATGGGATCGCCCTCGAATGTATCCACGCCCAGTGAAACAACGAGCGCGTCGGGCGCATGATGGGCGATTGCCGAACCTGCGTGCTGTAACGCAGGCCCGTACTGTTCCATTGTCGTGCCCTTCGCCAACGGCAGATTCAGATTGAAGCCCTCGCCTTCACCCATGCCGCGCTCGTCGGCAAAACCCGAGAAGTAGGGAAACGATACGCCCGGATCGCCGTGTATCGACACGAACAACACGTCCTTGCGATCGTAGAAAATATCCTGTGTGCCGTTTCCGTGATGGAAATCGATATCGAGCACGGCGACGCGCTTCGCGCCTTGCGCGATGCAGCGTTGCGCGGCAATCGCAGCGTTGTTCAGATAGCAATAGCCGCCCATGTACTCGCGGCCTGCGTGATGCCCCGGCGGGCGACACAGCGCAAAGACGGCCTTGTCTCCGCGTGCGAGCGCATCGATGCCCGTCAGCGCCGAGTTCGCGCTCGACGACACCGCGCTCCACGTTCCTGCGTTGATGGGCGAACCGGCATCCATCGAAAAGAAGCCGAGCTTGCCGTCGATGAATTGCGGC
Protein-coding regions in this window:
- a CDS encoding CDP-alcohol phosphatidyltransferase family protein codes for the protein MKRFSMIREFHLADWFTLGNAVCGTGALFSMMSYIGSANVMHVYFASALVFAALVFDVLDGRIARWRQKASLLGKELDSLADVISFGVAPAIIGYGCGMRGLYDRVLLAYFVACGVSRLARYNVTAETMSGATGKVTHFEGTPIPTSFAIVLLLAIAAWQGALGPQLWFGEWRIAGHVLHPLTLVYGISGSLMISRIRIPKP
- a CDS encoding histone deacetylase family protein, yielding MQTIYSSDHRLHQGVELKDGAVSDSFEKPIRAETVLKQVRAAGLGDVLAPNVYDRACYVGAHSGRYVEFLASAWDEWAATGRTCQALPLVWPVRGLPSTAMPQFIDGKLGFFSMDAGSPINAGTWSAVSSSANSALTGIDALARGDKAVFALCRPPGHHAGREYMGGYCYLNNAAIAAQRCIAQGAKRVAVLDIDFHHGNGTQDIFYDRKDVLFVSIHGDPGVSFPYFSGFADERGMGEGEGFNLNLPLAKGTTMEQYGPALQHAGSAIAHHAPDALVVSLGVDTFEGDPISHFRLRTPDYLRLGEMLARFDLPTLFVMEGGYMVDEIGINAVNVLLGFEGRA